The Hallerella porci genomic sequence TTTTGGGAATTCTTTCGGATTCGCTTTTGCTTTCTCTCGATGTGGCGCACGCAACGCATCCAGCCTTTTCCGAAAAAATGGAAACGAATCATTCACCGATTTTAGGAAATGGTGTCGTTCTCAAAATCAATGCGAAAAAACGTTACGCGAGTGAAGCGCTTTCGTGTGCAAAATTAAAATTGCTTTCTGAAAAGGCGCAAATTCCGCTGCAAACTTTTGTGAGCCGAAACGATATGCCTTGCGGGAGCACTGTCGAGCCGCATCTTTAGGCAGTTCTCGGAATTCCGACGGTCGATTTGGGCGAAGCCATTCTCAGCATGCACAGCATCCGAGAAATGAGTGCGTTAAAAGATCACCGCGATATGCAAAAATTGATGAAAGAAACTTTTTCGGGAAACTAACGCGGGCGCGTGAAGCGCTCGCTTTATATCTTTTACATTTTTGTGTTTTTAAAAAACTTTTTTGTTTGAATTTGGGGAAAACTTGGGCGGAAAACGCATCCGAAAATTAAAAATTGCCGAAATTTTCGCAAAAAACGGGGAAAATAACGATTGGCATTCATTTTGCTTTTTTTGTGGGTGAAGATAAAACTTCAACAAAAGGATACGTTATGAATAACAAACTTCTCCTCGGTCTTTCTCTGCCGCTAATGGCATCTTCGCTTTTGTTTGCTGAAGATGCAAAAAGCGACGGCCCTACTTTTGCGGTTTCGGGCTCTGTTGAATTTGAAGCGAATACGCATTACAAACAGGTCGATCCGCGCGGAGACATTGACAATAACGGCCAGGACAGTAAATGGTTCCACGATTATTCGTCAACATTTGATCTCCTTTTCCAGGTGAAATTTAACGATAAGTGGTCTGCGGAAGCGGCAATCTCGGCGGATGGTGATAATACCGCTCCGGGGTTCGCTTACGACGGAGCCTTCATCCAGTATCAATTAAACAACAATATCGCCATCAAGGCAGGTGACTTCACTTACTCCGAAGGAGCCTTCCGCTATTACGATTACGATGATCCAGGTGATGCTGCTGCCGGTATGATGGAACGTAGCATCCGCGGTATCGAAGTCGATGCCTACGGATTTGTAATCGGTGCGGGCTTTGGTGCAGACGATGATGATTGCAGCGCAGATTCCGCTGGCGGTTGCACGACTTATGATGTGCACGCTGCTTACGAACTCGCGATTGGTGAACACACGATTCGTCCTTATGTGAACTACAAGAGCTATCAGACTGAAAACGCAAATAGTTTGCGCGCCGGTGTGACTGCAAATCTTGTCTTCGGTAAGGTGGCAAATGTACAGCTCGTCTATGGCCTTTATTCCGATGCACTTTCGGAAGATTCGCCGAAAATGAGCCACGCATTTACCGTGGAACCGGAAGTGAGTTTGGGTAAACTCACCATCAAGGGAACTGCTTATTATGCGCTCCTCGACGATGATGACCCGACTCCAGTCGATGCGCCGGAATATATGTTCGCCTACGTAGAACCGATCTTTGCAATTACCGATCAGCTTTCCCTCGGTGTGCAAGGTGAATATCACACGATGACTCTCGACGATGATGCGGATTTGCAACAAGTCTTCGTCGGTCCGAAAGCTTACTATTCTCCGGTAGAAAAGCTCTCGATGGAAGCATACTTCCACGCTTGCGTTCCGCTTGGCGATGACTACGGCGACTCGGATGATGTTTACTTCGGCGCTGGTGCTTACGTAGGATTCACATTCTAAAAGGAATTTTCCGACTTCTAGGAAACCATGCTCCTATGGGAAGCCGTCTCGCCTCTTGGCGGGGCGGTTTTCTATTTTTGAAATATGAAAATTGTCTTTATGGGAACGCCGACTTTTGCGGCACATTTTTTGGAACATTTACATCAAGGTCCGCACCAAGTTGTGGCTGTCGCAACGCAGCCCGATCGCCCTGTAGGACGCGGACGCATTTTAACTGCGCCACCTGTCAAAGTAAAAGCGCAAGAACTCGGCATTCCTGTTTTGCAGCCGGCTTCCGTCAAAGATGACAATTTTGCAGAAGAACTTTTGCGCTACGACGCAGACCTTTTCGTCGTCGTAGCCTTTTCCATTTTACCGAAGCGCGTTCTCGGTTGCGCAAAATTGGGCGCAGTCAATATTCACGGCAGTTTGCTTCCGAAATATCGCGGCGCAGCCCCTGTGCAATGGGCGATTGCAAACGGCGATAAAGTCACGGGCGTTAGCGTTTTCCTCTTAGACGAAAAAATGGATCACGGTCCCATTTTGGAACAGCGAAAAATCGAAATCGGCGACGATGAAACCGAAGAAGATATTTTGAACAAAATGGTAACTCCTGGCTGTGAAGCGTTGGACGCAGCATTAGCCCGCATTCTTCAAGGCGATTTAGCAAGTCTCCCGGCACAAGAACACGAAAAATCTTCGCCCGCACCGAAGCTCAAAAAAGAAGATGGAAAAATTGATTTTGAAAAATCGGCGGCGGAAATTCACAATCGCATTCGCGCCTTTTTCCCGTGGCCGGGTGGATTTTGCGAATTGAAAGGAAAGACCGCTTACTTCCGGAAAACCGCAGTCGTCGAAGGTTCGCTTCCGCCGGGAAAAGCGCGCGTCGACGGCGATAAACTTTTTGTGGGAACGGGAAACGGCATTTTAGAAGTTTTAGAAATTCAACTCGAAGGAAAGCGTTCCATGCCCGCTGCGGAATTTCTCCGCGGCATTCAAAAAAAGGATAAGGAAAATCTGTGCTTCAAGACGATAGCTTAAAAGAACGTCTTTCGGCGCTTTACGCTCTGATCGATTGGCAAAAAAATGGGACAATGCTTCGCGAGCATGCGCTTTCGCCGTTTGCGAAAGAAGTTGCCCTCGGCGTTTGTCGCAGACATTTGCAGCTTTTATTCGCTATCAAAAAAAGCGTTCATCGCAAGCCGAGTTTAGAAGTTTCAACGATTTTAGAAATGGGAATTTTCCAAATTTTCTTTATGGAAATTCCCGATCGCGCCGCAGTCGATTCGAGCGCAGAACTCGCGCGCCGCGCAAGCCTTGGCGAAGGTTCTGTGAAATTGGTCAATGCGGTTTTGCGAAATCTTTTGCGAAATGGACTTCCGCCGATGCCGACGCAAAATGTGCAGCGGATTAGCATCGAAAATTCCATGCCCGAATGGATGGTACGCAGACTTCTCGATTTTTACGGCAGCGATTACGCCGAAGAATTTTCAAAAGAAACCGTGAATCGTCCGAGTCAATGGATTCGGGTGAATGTGCAAAAAATTTCTGCGGAAAATCTCAAATCGCGTTTAATGCTCGCGGGCAGAATTTACGCAGACCGTTTTATCGAAATTATTGAAGGCAATCAAGAGCCGCGATTAAATGAATTATTAAAAAGCGAAGAATTTCGTCGCGGATTTTTCTCGGTGCAAAATCCCGCTGCATTTGAAGTTACAAAATTGTTGCGTGTGCAAAATGGCATGTCGATTTGGGATGCGTGTGCAGCGCCTGGCGGCAAAAGCGCTCTCCTTGCCGAATCTTTTCCGAAGTCGTCCATTTTAGCGACGGATGCTTCGGCCGAACGCCTGCGCCCGATGCAAGATTTGACGAATC encodes the following:
- the fmt gene encoding methionyl-tRNA formyltransferase codes for the protein MKIVFMGTPTFAAHFLEHLHQGPHQVVAVATQPDRPVGRGRILTAPPVKVKAQELGIPVLQPASVKDDNFAEELLRYDADLFVVVAFSILPKRVLGCAKLGAVNIHGSLLPKYRGAAPVQWAIANGDKVTGVSVFLLDEKMDHGPILEQRKIEIGDDETEEDILNKMVTPGCEALDAALARILQGDLASLPAQEHEKSSPAPKLKKEDGKIDFEKSAAEIHNRIRAFFPWPGGFCELKGKTAYFRKTAVVEGSLPPGKARVDGDKLFVGTGNGILEVLEIQLEGKRSMPAAEFLRGIQKKDKENLCFKTIA
- a CDS encoding transcription antitermination factor NusB; its protein translation is MLQDDSLKERLSALYALIDWQKNGTMLREHALSPFAKEVALGVCRRHLQLLFAIKKSVHRKPSLEVSTILEMGIFQIFFMEIPDRAAVDSSAELARRASLGEGSVKLVNAVLRNLLRNGLPPMPTQNVQRISIENSMPEWMVRRLLDFYGSDYAEEFSKETVNRPSQWIRVNVQKISAENLKSRLMLAGRIYADRFIEIIEGNQEPRLNELLKSEEFRRGFFSVQNPAAFEVTKLLRVQNGMSIWDACAAPGGKSALLAESFPKSSILATDASAERLRPMQDLTNRLNLSNVTVQTLDATHHDFCENFDRILLDVPCSNLGVLSRRPEVKYRLTPEDLKELPKLQFEILNAAASALKKGGVLVYATCSPDRAETDKVIAKFLERHPEFEREGEPIRIEKNEFGLDRFFAAALTKK